A segment of the Kazachstania africana CBS 2517 chromosome 2, complete genome genome:
TTAATCTTCTGATAGTAGATCTGACGGTGGCGGCAGCAGCAGTGGAGACAGTGTAAGCACCACCAGCAACAGTCTTTTTACAAGAAGCACAAGACCAGATACCAGCAGCACCTCTCTTGACAGTCTTCTTACCACAGAAAGAACAGTCGTATCTAGCGTGTTGTTGGACTTCTAACTTCTTAACTTGTCTTCTTAAAGAAGAACCGTAACGGACACCGTACTTACCAGTGATACCAACCTTCTTAGTTCTCTTAGCCCTgtagaaaaaatattgaatagaattcaattcaaattgttagtattcaaattcattttaaTAGTAAGGTAATATGATTTAGAACCTATTCAGTGCCTTGATAATTGTCTTGACTTGGCTTTTCACACTTTTATATCGTCACCATTATTTGTCATAAATTCTATCTCATCATTAGTATTTCCACAATGTATTGAATCTAAAGTTAAATATCTTCGGTTATATCAATAATCGACATAAGGTACTCTATCTGGCAGGTTCCACGACAGTTCTAAATCGTTTATAGCTTATTATATGCAtacattttttattcttctaTCTGTGATTGTCTGTATTCCAGTTATGAAAGTATGTTAATTCATTggaagaatgaaaaatataacCCATAATTTTTACCAAACGGCGGGTCAGAGGGGAGTGAAAGCTTCACTCGGTCCAACTCTTCGCCGCCCGAACTTCCTCTGGTTTACTTGCTTCCGTCCCAGCACCACCTGCTCTCCACCGAAGCTTCCCGCTGAGTGCCCTGGGCTTCCACTGCTGGGCCGATATGCTAGAAGGAGAATCAGGGTGAGAGAGGAATGCTCCaagattaatttttttgctttcggaaaaaaaatgtttttttcttatctCGAAATATGGTCAGGGTATGGGTGCAAAACCCAcgaatttaaaaaaacagtcatatgaaattatttttctattcTAAGCAAGGATGCTCTAACAGATGGAACACTTCTACTGTCACTATGAATTACTATATGCTTGTGCTACAATTTCTTGACTTATTGCGTACATTACGCATTAGAAAACTTTTGGGCTTCAACATATTTCTTAACCCAAGGTTGATGCGTGATGTTTAAGTCAACAACCTGGCATAATTTCTTGTACCAGTCATTTCTGTCTTCATCATTGCCTTCAACAgtcaaattgataatttctcCGTCCTTGAAGACAAGATTAATGCTTTCCCCAAATAATACAAGCTCTGTAAGATTTGTGAATACTCTATCACCTTCTGACCTTGTTGCTTCCGCACTCATTACCTTTTCtactttcaaaagattgATGGATATGTCGGATGCTTTTGTGACTTCGTGATAGCCTACAAGTTCTGTCCCTTGTAATCTGAAATATCTTCTCCTAATAGCACTTTGTAGGTCACCACCCTTCTGCAGAAGATATCCTTCTTTGAAGATACTCTGTTGAAGTCTAAAATTCTCCGCTATTTTCTGACCTTTACCGTATGAGTTCGGTATTACTTCATCAGATGAcgttttttcaaagaaacaaaGATTAAACTTCAATGTTCCAACCTTGTAAACCGAGTGGCCTTCAGTCCATTTATTGAACATTGGTATATCCAcactcttttttttaaatttacaGTCACTGACCATTTTTGGATCAAAATCTATCATAGACTGCGCATACGAGCCATCTTGATCAAATAGAGTAGCCCATTCATCTGCTTTTgcatttctttgaatatatttttttcgatACACATATTTGGTTCTTTGGAATGGAAACCTTTTCCCAACAGGAACTTTTTCAACAATCTCTACCAATTCCTTTTCTGGATTTTGATACTTACACTTCAACGTTACTTTTAAACTGGGAGAGTTTCTTTCAAGCACGATAGAAAAGTCTTTTTTTACATCTATAGATCCCTTGTCGGACATTTCTTCCCACGGTGTACTTTCAATCTTCCCATccaaatcaaattcaatggaATACTTTGCTTTATGATGCCTTATAGCCTTTAATgctaaattttcaatgccTTCTAAAGCCAAGAACAATCTTCCGCTCTTTGGTGAATGGGTAACTGGAACATCAATTTCGGAGGGAGCATTTAAGGCTTGAGGAAGGCTGACTTCCTTGGACTCACAAGTAGACGAATTTGTCTCCTCTTTCTCTTCCTGTGATTCCCTCtgttcttcaattttcacAATAGGCAGTTTCAAAGGGGAGGATTCTACATCATCTTTGATATATTCATCTTTGTTGACAACTTTGAAGGGACTATGAGAATGTAATCCTAGTTTAAACGCTTTTGTTGGTGTACTTTCTACTTCTCTTGCTTGGAAACTGCCGAAAAGGCTGGATTCTGAAAAgtcaatatcttcaacaTCTAGAAGAGAAGATTCTCCAACAGCTAGTTCAGTAACATCTTCAACTAAAATATCTGGAGGTCTACTCTCTAATAAAATAGGTTGCAAACTTTTATCTGcagctttttcaaaaaagctGGAATTTTCACTGAAATTGAGAAATGAGCTATGGTCGATTTCATTTAGAACAAAACCCAgattattttcaatcaaaGAAGGAAATAGTTCGTCATTGTCGAAATCAaacaatgaagaaaaagtgTCTACATTCTTTTTATAAGAGGGCGTTTCATCTTCTGCGTTCTTCTTTGTCTCCGTTTTAACCACAATGGTGTCTTTTACTGGTACATTTGCGCCAAACAAAGCTGGTATATCAGGATCTGGAATTGTTATTTGAAGCTCTTCTTctgctgaagaagaagatgtaACTCTCGCCTTTGGATAGTGTATTTTGCTTCTACTTATAATTCTTGGTTTGAAAGTAAAACTTGATCTTTTATCTCTTTGAGCTAATTGTGGTGATTCAATGGCAGTTGAGCTGGAAAATCTAGAAGTTATACTCATAGCTGGAGAGGGCTGTGCGTCCTGCTTATGCCATATTGCTAGGTAATTGGAAGGCTTAATAGGGtcaaaagatttaatgGAAGTACTTTCATTTAATGTTTCAATGTCTTCATCCTTATAAATTGTTGATAACAAAGCGAATTCATCATAATCACTTTCTGAACTCGAGTCATTGAGAAATATGTTATTATTGAGAGATTTTTctataatttcttcttgtttttcCTCAATATAATCTGtcataattttcaatttatcttctAAACCTGGCAGGAGTGGAAGTTGTGGAGTTCTTAGAGTGCTAGAATCACTCTCGTCACCATCTATTTCTAAGTTTATCAATGACTGTGTCTCCTCTACGGTGGTGTCTTGGCTTTCATTAATtatttctaaatcttcCAAAGCTAAGGAATTAGAACTTAGATCATAATCCTGTAAAGAATACTCTTTCACTTCCctatcatcatcatcctGTAAATCTATCATATCTAAAGAGCTATTAGAGACATGTAGCTCGTTATCTTCAACTATatcttctttaatttcCACGGTATCATCAGAAAAGATGACAgattttctattttctttattcttGCATTCATTAACTTGTAGGGAACATATGGCAACCGTCTCATTACGTCTCGTATTATGATCTACGATCATATCCATTGTCTCTTCACCGATCTCCAAAAGGTCCAACTGACGTTTCTGTACCGGTGTGTGCGTTATCGTTCTTTCCATTTCAGTTTCGATCTCTTTCACAAGGTCGCTCATGACCTCGTCTACATGAGAAATATCATTAGCTAGCTCGGCCATCACTATCTTTGCAAGGTCACCTATGTAAATGTGCTTCTATCAACTTTCCTTGATCTCAATCTTATATAAAGAAGCCGTATTTGGGTCAGGGCCATTATGATGGCCATGCACCTGCCAATAGTTCGAACAACCCATTTCTGTTTACATATTACCTCATTGAGACGCACATGTAAACAATTAAATACGAATCATTCGtctcaaaataaaaagaaaaaaggcTGAAAGCTAACGTGTCACGTGATTATCACCTGATAAACGAGACAAATCCACGAAGCTTCCTAATTAGGAAAATGAGGGATGGTTCCCTGATAGGCATCCCATAAAGGGTAACTCGTTTCCATAAGGGTAAAAAGTACCTGATAAGGAAGCTGTTCTGCGCTATAAAccatgaaaaattaaccGTTTTCGGGTTTGTCCTCACTCCCTTTTTCCGGGAGAAGCTCATGCTGACTATCTCACGGGTTTTCTTCGATGAGGTCCGGTCACAGTCTTTTTTCCAGTAAGGATAGTCGTTGTGGAAGATTCTACATATGAAGATCTTAATTATGAATGGCCCTCAGCTCGATTGTCCAGAGAAGCTATATTATACCCTTGTATTGCAAAACAGCCCCCTCCCAGAAACTAGATGATACGTTTATTTATTAGTAACATTGGTAGTAATGTTAATTATATTCGGGGCAACTCCCTTTTGTAGGGAGACAGTATTCCTATTTCTAATGTTGTCGGTATACTGAGATTAGCGTCATTTCCTGTTCAGTTTACCGGTTCTTGTTAGCCAGAATGGCATGGGTTTAAACTATCTCTCATTCTTTCTTGGATAAGGCTTATTTATTCACTCACTCATTTCCTTCTATGACCCGGTAATTCTTTTGTTCTTCCTTCTTATACGTTTAAGATTCATCTAAATTTGTGCACATAcgtgtatatatatatatatatatataaactaATGTACCTTGTGAGAGAAATCGTAGGGTAAGTACTAAATTACTAGTAACTTATGCTATATAACAGTACAGCTTTGATATATACACACTAATCCATTCAAGATGAGCGAGAGAACACCATATAATGGTACTACCTCAAACATCCCGGAAATCATTGATCCCGGAATAACTATCCCAATCTATGAAGAGGATATCGCTGATGAAACGACTTTTCGAGATCAACCTGACAAATTAGGTTCATACAGAGTTAGGGCTGGTAGAAGAATCTCAAACAAATTCAGTAATTTTTTACCCTCAATAAGTGCTAAGTTACATCATTCGAagaaatcatcatcacaGGAAAAAGTAAACGACAATGACGACTCTAATTCTACTATAATCAATGCGGAAACTTTCAGGGATCAAatcattcttcaaaataatacGGCGAATCCATATCAAAGTGCCCATCCTGATTATGAAATGCCTGCAAATTATCTTTTAGAGTCCATCGAAAATTACTCTGTACCAAAGCAACCCATTACGAGATCAAGAAATAATACAATTTCCTCTCAAATTACTATGGAATCATCCATATTACAGCCGTTCAATGCAACTCAGAATACTTATAATCTGTGGACTCCTAATATAgaacaatcaaattttgatccGTATAATCAGACTCAGAGTGTTGTCCCACTAGAGAGCACTACTACAGCACATTCAGATTATCAAACTCCAGTGAGATTCAGTGATAACCATAGTGTAATTTTAGACTCCGCCGGtagtaaaaatatttggtcTCCAGATATAACATCTCGACGTAAATCACATTCTGTAACATCACCATTGAAATCTGACGCATTACTAAACCAACAAAAACCGTTCTCCAATGAGTACCCCATTATGCATGATGACGTCGATGCTAATACCATTAACTGGGTTACAACAAGTAAAATGGCGCCACCGATTAATCAAGTCCCCACATTATTACCCACTAATACAGTCgcaatatcaaatattttccCTTTGCAGCAATTTCACCCAAAGTTGGCTAATGTTATCAATTTGACAAGTAGTGCCTTGACATTACTTTGCTCAAAATATGGCAATGTCGTTTCAGTGAGAACTTTGAAAGGGCTGAATATGGCATTAGTCGAATTTCAATCCGTAGATGGGGCTATCCACGCTTTAGAAGTCTTACAAAACAAAAGCATTTCCGTCGTTGGTATTCCAAGTGCAATTTCCTTTGCAAGAATCCTTTCGTTCGAAAACACTgaaatgaataatatttcaaacCTATTTAACGTAGACTCCTCAGTTCCACATTCTTTATTACAAGAACAGCTTTACAATGGATCTATCTCCTTCCAGTCGCAAGGGAATATCCAAGTCCCAATATTCAAAGACCAATTAGAAGTACACGCTGTAGATTTTAAGCATGAAAACATGACTACCCAGATTACACTACCAGTGGAACCTGAAAAATGCCCATTCGACTTACCTCCACCTTCTGTCAAAACAATAAGACAtgatttaaaaaaaactgTTAAAGCATTCGATGTTCCATTTGACAAATCCCGGATTAAGTATATGATCCATAATGCAGTTCAATGCAGGAAGATTCATGTCGATTTAGCAAATTTTGGACCAACACCTGAACCAATACTTAATCGTGAGTTTCAAACTCCAAAATTACGTGAAATACGTAAAATGTTGGATGCGAACACATTAAgtcaatttgaaattgaacaattgGCAATGTGCATGCTAGATGAATTACCAGAATTGAGTTTTGATTATTTGGGGAATACTATAGttcagaaaatttatgaCAAGTCCAGTGATATAATTAGAGATATTATATTAAGGAAGATTAGTCCTTTTTTGACCTCTCTTGGGATTCATAAATCTGGTACATGGGTATGTCAAAAAGTAATCAAGCTGGCACATAATCCTCGGTCAGTGAATTTGATTGTCGAGGGAATAAAGCAGTATTGTACTCCCTTATTTAATGACCAATTTGGTAACTACGTTATACAAAAAGTTTTGAAGTTGGGAGTACCATGGAATAActttatctttgaaagtataattgtcaatttttgggtaatttcatcaaacaGATACGGTTCAAGAGCTGTGAGAGCATGCCTAGAAAgtgatattattacaaCCGAGCAAACTCTGATTCTTAGTTCTATGATCGCTTTGTATGCGAAGTATTTGATAACCGATAGTAATGGTACGTTATTAATCACCTGGTTGTTGGATACTTGTGATTACCCGCAGAAGTACATTTCGTTGACAAATAGTATCGTAGAGCTATCAACACTAGCACATCTGTGCTGTCACAAGTTAGGTTCATTAACAATCTTGAAACTCTTTTCAACAAGAGCTAACGAAGACtgtaaaaaattaattgtTAACGCACTTCTTGACGAAAGTGAAATATATTTGGATGGAAATACATCTAAGAAGAATATACTAGAGTATATTCTAAATGATAATAGCTACGGTTGCACTTTTATCTATAAGCTACTATCGTCTAGAGTACTAGAAGACGAGACGAAGAATAAGGTTATGGAAAGAACCCGTCATATCTTACTGTCAAATAAGTCGATTCAACACTATCGATTAATGGACGAAGTGGGCCTAGTCACCATAAGCACACAGGAAAGATCATCGAAACAACATCACAAAATGAGAACTGTAAACAGCAAAGATACAAGAAGCGTGAGAGGAATGTCATTATCTAGCGTGCGCAGTAACAATGTCCAGCCATTAACTCCTGTAACCCCAATAATAAATGGCAATTATGACTACGACAATTTTAACACGTAGTTGAAAGTGAAGCTTTCAAAAAGTGCTTTTTActtcatcttttttattttaatcccattataattttaattttagtCAGGTTTAATCAATATGTAATTTAATTATctaatttttaatttttttaacaaatttttattatcatAGCAAAACAAATACAGGTTGCCTATTACGAAGCCCTATTATACTAGCTATGTATAATATATTCGTCAATCCAATTCCTTCCAGACATTCCTATATTCGTATTCTGTCACAACGACTGTTTAGAACAAAACTCCGCGGATTTATTTCGAAATAGTCAAAGcacagaaaaaaagaatatttcaagCCCTAATTTCAGTGCTAACCGTTAGACTCGGCAAAAAGCAACTAAAATACGTTACCTCCATAATAAAAGCAAAATTAGGGCTGCGACGCACTTCAGTATAGCCACGAGTATCACAACTCGAGAATAGGAATTTCACAGCTTACAGTGCCAACTACACAAGATGATTGATGTGTTTCTAGTTGAAAAAGATCGCTCCACTCCTGCTTAGCTTTCAATATCCATGGGtaacatcttcattatGTTTCACTTGAGAGTATAATGGATATTGTATCTAAACGTATATAAACATGTATATATAGTGACGTGATAAATTTCAGGAACATCATTTGCCAGGTTAAAGATGCCAGGACAAAGATTAAATTATGTATTTGCAGTTATACAAAAATACTTCTTCGTCGACTGTTTAgaatatcttcatctagTGAAGATACAGGAAGACATACCGCATaaagatttagaaaaagaTGTCAGCTCAACATATGAGGAATCGACACtagataatgaaattaattttgtCATTGCAAAGGATAATGAAAACTTAGATCCTTTTCTTGTGGATTGGAATGGTGACAACGACCCGGATCATCCTCAAAATTGGCCatattcaagaaaactCCTAATTATTCCCGAAATCATGTTACTGACGTCGAGTAATTATATGGGTTCGGCAATTTATACACCAGGACAGGAGCAAATACAGAATGAGTTCCACGTAGGGCATGTTACTGCTACTTTGAATCTATAAATATACGTCCTTGGCTATGGTATAGGTCAATGGATTTTTTCACCATTATCAGAAGTAGTAGCCAAAATTGGTGGACAgtaaatttataatattaCATTTGCAATATTTATGATTTTAGAAGTGGGTTGTGCCACTGTGCAAAATATTGCAGGCTTAGTGATTTTAAGATTTATTACTGGTATTTTGTGTTCACCATCACTATCAACTGGTGGTGCCACAATCGCTGATATTATCCAACCTACTCATCTAACTATCTATCTGGCATTGTGGGCCATTGGTCCATTAATTGCTCCCATTACTGCGCCGATATTAGGTGCTTCTATGGTTGTTACAGAAGATTGGAGGCGGTGTTTCTGACTTCTATTATGGATGTCAGCTTCATGTCTAATCTTATGTATCTTCGCATTCCCTGAAACATCAGGAGCAAATGTCCTTTCGAGAAGAGCATCAAGAATTAGAAAGCAAACTGGCGATAATAGATATTATACTAGATAAGAGAAAATCGATGCTCAAATAGGTGTCaaagattttattatcGCCACTCTTTATAGGCctatcaaaattattgcCAAAGAACCAATTCTAATGGCATTCGATGCTTATTTAGCAGTCTGTTGCGGCacattttttcttttctttgaaccGTTTCCAGttctttttattgataaCTGGCATTTTACCATGGTAGAATTGGGACTCTCATATATGGGTTTCTGTGTCGGCTGTTGCATTGCATTTCCAACGTTGATAATATTCATCCATAAAGTGGTCATACCAAAACGTAAAGACTGTACTTTCCAGCCTGAAGCGTTTTTAATACTTCCAATGTGCGTAAGTTGGTGTTTGCCATGTTCCTTATTCCTTTTCGGATGGGGAGCAATGACACATTGGATTGTTCCAATAATTgcagaaatttttttcatcgtATGTGTATTTAACCTATTTCAAACGTCTTTCTCATACCTGGCATTGTGTTATCCTAATTATATTGCTTCTGTCTATGCGGGAAATGGATTCTGTCGTGCCACATTTGCTTGTGCGTTCCCATTATTTGGGAAGGCAATGTACAATAAGTTAGCGATTGATGGTTATCCAGTTGGATGGGGTTCATCAATTCTGGAGTTTATCTCTATTATATTAGCAACAATacctttctttctttacaAATATGGCCCACTTTTGCGTTccaaatcatcatttaaaGATTAAACATTCAATTATCTTAGTTGAGAACTTAATGTGattgagagaaaaaaacagtttatatacatacacatatataaaagagACTTTGATACATTGACTccaattttattaatattatttttttgaggATAACTTCTTactcttcatcatcgtcaGATTCAGCATTTTCTAACCAGGTAATGAATGGCTTAGCAGCTCTACGAactttctttgaaacttCCTTAGGAACAAACTTCTTAGAGACTTTAGTACCGAAATTAATGATCACTTCTTCTGAGACAATgtcattattatataattgtaccaaaatttttggtaaTTGTGGGATTAAATCTTTGTGGTCTAACCCAAGGAATCTTTCGATACCACCAAGGaagttcttttcaaaatcttcgtTAGCTAATACTTTAGTTAAAAATGCAGTATGTTCTGAAACTTCGCTGACAATATCTTCAGTAAATAAACATTGGGCG
Coding sequences within it:
- the RPL43A gene encoding 60S ribosomal protein eL43 (similar to Saccharomyces cerevisiae RPL43B (YJR094W-A) and RPL43A (YPR043W); ancestral locus Anc_7.466), with amino-acid sequence MAKRTKKVGITGKYGVRYGSSLRRQVKKLEVQQHARYDCSFCGKKTVKRGAAGIWSCASCKKTVAGGAYTVSTAAAATVRSTIRRLRDMVEA
- the KAFR0B00730 gene encoding uncharacterized protein (similar to Saccharomyces cerevisiae BUD4 (YJR092W); ancestral locus Anc_7.463) yields the protein MAELANDISHVDEVMSDLVKEIETEMERTITHTPVQKRQLDLLEIGEETMDMIVDHNTRRNETVAICSLQVNECKNKENRKSVIFSDDTVEIKEDIVEDNELHVSNSSLDMIDLQDDDDREVKEYSLQDYDLSSNSLALEDLEIINESQDTTVEETQSLINLEIDGDESDSSTLRTPQLPLLPGLEDKLKIMTDYIEEKQEEIIEKSLNNNIFLNDSSSESDYDEFALLSTIYKDEDIETLNESTSIKSFDPIKPSNYLAIWHKQDAQPSPAMSITSRFSSSTAIESPQLAQRDKRSSFTFKPRIISRSKIHYPKARVTSSSSAEEELQITIPDPDIPALFGANVPVKDTIVVKTETKKNAEDETPSYKKNVDTFSSLFDFDNDELFPSLIENNLGFVLNEIDHSSFLNFSENSSFFEKAADKSLQPILLESRPPDILVEDVTELAVGESSLLDVEDIDFSESSLFGSFQAREVESTPTKAFKLGLHSHSPFKVVNKDEYIKDDVESSPLKLPIVKIEEQRESQEEKEETNSSTCESKEVSLPQALNAPSEIDVPVTHSPKSGRLFLALEGIENLALKAIRHHKAKYSIEFDLDGKIESTPWEEMSDKGSIDVKKDFSIVLERNSPSLKVTLKCKYQNPEKELVEIVEKVPVGKRFPFQRTKYVYRKKYIQRNAKADEWATLFDQDGSYAQSMIDFDPKMVSDCKFKKKSVDIPMFNKWTEGHSVYKVGTLKFNLCFFEKTSSDEVIPNSYGKGQKIAENFRLQQSIFKEGYLLQKGGDLQSAIRRRYFRLQGTELVGYHEVTKASDISINLLKVEKVMSAEATRSEGDRVFTNLTELVLFGESINLVFKDGEIINLTVEGNDEDRNDWYKKLCQVVDLNITHQPWVKKYVEAQKFSNA
- the PUF2 gene encoding Puf2p (similar to Saccharomyces cerevisiae JSN1 (YJR091C) and PUF2 (YPR042C); ancestral locus Anc_7.462); this translates as MSERTPYNGTTSNIPEIIDPGITIPIYEEDIADETTFRDQPDKLGSYRVRAGRRISNKFSNFLPSISAKLHHSKKSSSQEKVNDNDDSNSTIINAETFRDQIILQNNTANPYQSAHPDYEMPANYLLESIENYSVPKQPITRSRNNTISSQITMESSILQPFNATQNTYNLWTPNIEQSNFDPYNQTQSVVPLESTTTAHSDYQTPVRFSDNHSVILDSAGSKNIWSPDITSRRKSHSVTSPLKSDALLNQQKPFSNEYPIMHDDVDANTINWVTTSKMAPPINQVPTLLPTNTVAISNIFPLQQFHPKLANVINLTSSALTLLCSKYGNVVSVRTLKGLNMALVEFQSVDGAIHALEVLQNKSISVVGIPSAISFARILSFENTEMNNISNLFNVDSSVPHSLLQEQLYNGSISFQSQGNIQVPIFKDQLEVHAVDFKHENMTTQITLPVEPEKCPFDLPPPSVKTIRHDLKKTVKAFDVPFDKSRIKYMIHNAVQCRKIHVDLANFGPTPEPILNREFQTPKLREIRKMLDANTLSQFEIEQLAMCMLDELPELSFDYLGNTIVQKIYDKSSDIIRDIILRKISPFLTSLGIHKSGTWVCQKVIKLAHNPRSVNLIVEGIKQYCTPLFNDQFGNYVIQKVLKLGVPWNNFIFESIIVNFWVISSNRYGSRAVRACLESDIITTEQTLILSSMIALYAKYLITDSNGTLLITWLLDTCDYPQKYISLTNSIVELSTLAHLCCHKLGSLTILKLFSTRANEDCKKLIVNALLDESEIYLDGNTSKKNILEYILNDNSYGCTFIYKLLSSRVLEDETKNKVMERTRHILLSNKSIQHYRLMDEVGLVTISTQERSSKQHHKMRTVNSKDTRSVRGMSLSSVRSNNVQPLTPVTPIINGNYDYDNFNT